A single genomic interval of Bacteroidales bacterium harbors:
- a CDS encoding DUF1080 domain-containing protein translates to MKYIAVLFFVAILFSCGRQTKQENWVSLFNGKDLTGWNIKIAGYPLNENYKNIFSVKDSLLTVSYAELDSFRGEYGHLFYNQKFSKYKLKLQYRFYGNQCPGGAEWALRNSGAMLHCQSAESMGLKQDFPVSIEAQFLGGLGNGERPTLNVCTPGTDIDIDGKPVEGHCTSSGSKTYDGDQWVSVELVVLGDSIVHHIVNGDTVMTYTHLRIGPDMKPEGFTVPDGTPLKEGFIALQAESHGVQFRKIEILELP, encoded by the coding sequence ATGAAATATATAGCTGTTTTATTTTTTGTCGCTATTCTGTTTTCATGCGGCCGGCAAACGAAACAGGAAAACTGGGTTTCACTTTTCAATGGTAAGGATCTTACCGGTTGGAATATTAAGATAGCCGGCTATCCTCTTAACGAAAACTATAAGAACATTTTCAGTGTAAAAGACAGCCTTCTGACTGTATCCTATGCCGAACTGGATAGTTTCAGGGGTGAATACGGACATTTGTTTTATAACCAAAAATTCTCAAAGTATAAACTGAAATTGCAATATCGTTTTTATGGAAATCAATGTCCCGGAGGCGCAGAGTGGGCCTTACGAAACAGCGGTGCCATGCTGCATTGCCAGAGTGCGGAAAGCATGGGACTGAAACAGGATTTTCCCGTATCTATCGAAGCCCAGTTCCTTGGCGGTCTTGGCAACGGCGAAAGGCCGACCCTGAACGTTTGCACTCCCGGTACCGATATAGATATTGACGGTAAACCGGTTGAAGGTCATTGCACGAGTTCCGGTTCGAAAACCTATGACGGTGACCAGTGGGTAAGTGTTGAACTCGTGGTTCTGGGCGACAGCATCGTTCATCATATTGTGAACGGCGACACGGTAATGACTTACACTCACTTACGGATAGGTCCGGATATGAAACCCGAGGGTTTTACTGTTCCTGACGGCACTCCGTTAAAGGAAGGATTTATAGCCCTGCAGGCTGAAAGCCATGGGGTGCAGTTCAGGAAGATTGAGATTTTGGAATTGCCGTAG
- a CDS encoding nucleoside deaminase, producing the protein MELYSDEYFMREALREAQKAFDHDEVPVGAVIVWNNRIIARAHNLSETLNDPTAHAEMQAFTAGTNTSGGKYLNDCTLYVTLEPCVMCAGASFWVQIGKIVYGAEDEKRGYSRIRQNFLHPKTVVQGGILKEECSRLLKEFFLKKRSL; encoded by the coding sequence TAGCGATGAGTATTTCATGCGCGAAGCACTAAGGGAAGCGCAGAAAGCATTTGATCATGATGAGGTGCCGGTTGGTGCGGTTATCGTTTGGAATAACCGGATTATTGCCAGGGCACATAATCTTTCTGAAACACTTAACGATCCCACTGCCCATGCGGAAATGCAGGCATTTACTGCCGGTACAAACACATCGGGAGGAAAATATCTGAATGATTGCACGCTTTATGTTACCCTGGAGCCTTGTGTAATGTGCGCCGGTGCATCATTCTGGGTACAGATAGGCAAAATTGTTTACGGTGCTGAAGATGAAAAGCGAGGCTATAGCCGGATACGACAGAATTTCCTTCATCCGAAAACCGTTGTCCAGGGAGGAATTCTTAAAGAAGAATGCAGCAGGCTGCTGAAAGAGTTTTTTTTAAAGAAGAGGTCATTGTAG